Proteins encoded in a region of the Neodiprion lecontei isolate iyNeoLeco1 chromosome 5, iyNeoLeco1.1, whole genome shotgun sequence genome:
- the LOC107219096 gene encoding uncharacterized protein LOC107219096 — translation MYTVGLHSALAIKRQRKRRDEQRRARERRYSAQSGESGLTSPRASTGSLDHHPRHHHAAQVHRAAGEGVLDSKVVTSVGMLHIGVVFLVLGAFLLASGLLPGDMASWSSKSSGGWWNELVATGIFASVMGIFLIVLNKVIAKKEEDDLEEYVQRQLTRSRSGHRLERDVETGGLTTRHARRAKQLKAVVSSGTLSVDETEPNVDGSPPRSPPPAYSPPPASAADPQPQPAHLLEQITEEDGNNDRIETSTTPSLSPGSPCDTRELIHPDATFCNLNGNHPQAHRPLYVHVSRI, via the coding sequence ATGTACACGGTGGGCTTGCACTCGGCGCTGGCGATCAAGCGTCAGCGCAAGCGTCGGGACGAGCAGCGTCGCGCCCGCGAGCGCCGTTACAGCGCCCAGAGCGGCGAGAGCGGTTTGACGTCACCGAGAGCATCGACCGGCTCGCTGGACCACCACCCCCGTCACCACCACGCGGCCCAGGTTCACCGAGCCGCGGGGGAGGGGGTGCTCGACTCGAAGGTGGTGACGTCCGTGGGCATGCTCCACATCGGTGTCGTCTTCCTGGTCCTCGGGGCCTTCCTCTTGGCCAGCGGCCTACTGCCGGGCGACATGGCCAGCTGGAGTTCGAAATCGAGCGGCGGTTGGTGGAACGAGCTAGTGGCGACGGGGATATTCGCCTCGGTGATGGGCATCTTCCTGATCGTATTGAACAAGGTGATAGCGAAGAAGGAAGAGGACGACCTGGAGGAGTACGTCCAGCGACAGCTGACAAGGTCGAGGTCCGGACACCGTTTGGAACGCGACGTCGAGACCGGCGGTCTTACCACTCGACACGCGAGGCGCGCCAAGCAGCTCAAGGCCGTCGTCTCCTCCGGCACCCTCTCCGTCGACGAGACGGAGCCCAACGTCGACGGATCGCCTCCGCGAAGCCCACCGCCCGCGTACTCGCCGCCGCCGGCATCCGCGGCCGATCCTCAACCGCAACCGGCGCATCTTCTCGAGCAGATAACCGAGGAGGATGGGAACAACGACAGGATCGAGACGTCGACGACCCCCAGCCTCAGTCCGGGCTCGCCGTGCGATACCAGAGAGCTTATACACCCTGACGCTACGTTCTGCAACCTCAATGGAAACCATCCTCAGGCTCACAGGCCGCTTTACGTTCACGTCTCGAGGATCTGA
- the LOC107219092 gene encoding uncharacterized protein LOC107219092: protein MIGAMPAVAVRHERRRQEKRLKRPSQLYLGGQWMPPPPGSPPTPSPHGPNSHLEPLPELYLCGKISGLHAVVVCLLLGAVVLVVGLVQLAPGATTTDHRLVLLVAGAALLLLGIALAGVRCYVLHCMPLPAQLSPVATPVPPIVTDPPARGGTLDLLVGHQNQIIHQNTPELDALMQTENQHHHHHHHHHHGNHKKKRSSQGSHTEEA from the exons ATGATCGGGGCCATGCCAGCGGTGGCTGTCCGCCACGAGCGACGCAGACAAGAAAAGAGGCTGAAGCGTCCCAGCCAGCTGTACCTAGGTGGTCAATGGATGCCACCGCCGCCAGGTTCGCCGCCAACGCCGAGTCCCCACGGTCCCAACAGTCACCTAGAACCCTTGCCGGAGTTGTACCTATGCGGAAAG ATATCCGGTCTCCACGCAGTCGTCGTATGCCTTCTCCTCGGAGCCGTCGTCCTGGTCGTTGGTCTGGTCCAGCTGGCGCCTGGAGCGACGACGACCGATCACAGACTCGTCCTCCTCGTAGCCGGGGCGGCTCTCCTTTTACTGG GCATCGCCCTGGCGGGTGTCAGATGTTACGTACTTCACTGCATGCCTTTGCCGGCCCAGCTTTCCCCAGTGGCAACCCCCGTTCCTCCAATTGTCACTGACCCGCCGGCAAGAGGCGGGACGCTGGACCTGCTGGTCGGTCATCAGAATCAAATTATTCACCAAAACACTCCGGAATTGGACGCGCTGATGCAGACGGAGAACCAGCATCaccatcaccatcatcatcaccacCACGGTAACCACAAGAAGAAGCGAAGCTCCCAGGGCTCTCACACGGAGGAAGCCTAA